GGCGGAGGCGTCCATGTAGGCGACGCTGTTCTTGCAGTGGTAGGTGATGTTCTGGGAAGCCTCGGTGGACATGAGACGCAGGAAGGTCAGCTGGATGTTGACATCCTCTGGCAGAGAGCCCTCGCTGCCGTACTCGAACTGTttgggaaagagaaagagacgtCAGGAGTGAGGCGAAAGAGAAACTGAAGAAACCAAGAGGAGCTGGGAGCAAGGAGTGAGGAAGTGCTGTGTTTAGCGTATTTACCTGGAAGCCGTCAGTCATTGCCTCTCCGAACCAGACGTGCTTCTTCTCCTTGATGTTCTTGCTGACGTACCAGTTCTTCTGGGCAACCACACGCTGAGTTGGGGTTACGCAGGTCTCTCCAGTCTCCATGTTACAATAGACCTTGATGGCATCCTGAGTGCAGCCCTGGTCAGGGTCAATCCAGTACTCGCCTGGGAAAGAAGGAGTTCAGAGAGGAAATGTTCAGGAAAATCCAGCATGTTATCCCAAAATCCAAAATCAAGAAACTTCCTTAACACTGTCCTAAATGTTGCCATCTACTACTATCCATCATTCCACTTCCTCTTAAGTCCTTTACTCACCGCTCTTCCAGTCAGGGTGGCACATCTTGAGGTCACGGCAGGTTCTGGCAGGGTTCTTTTGGGTTCCATCGGGGCTGCGGATCTGCTCAATCTGCTGGCTCAGGCTCTTCAGGGTGCTGTCCACCTCCAGGTCGCGGTCACGGAGAACGTTAGCGTCATCAGCACGGAACATGCGGAAGGGATCGGGGGCCTTCTCCTGAGGCTGAGAGATGAAGCCGAGGTCGAATCCGCCACCAGGGGCACCAGGTGCTCCGGGGGGTCCAGGAGGCCCAGGAGGACCCTGAAagggagaagagaaggaagagaaaaagttGGTTATTTCATTGCTTGAAAATCGCATAGTAGCAAGACAAATGAATGGATTGGACAATTAGACTTACAGCAGGTCCCATCTCTCCAGAACGTCCACGGGGTCCAGGGGGTCCAGTGGGTCCAGGCAGACCAGACATACCATCCttaccagcagctccagcagatcCAGCAGGGCCCTGCAAACAGCATAAGGAACCTTAAAGTCTCTGAAAGTCCCCCCCCACTCTCTGACACAAGTAAAGCAGCAAACATTGAAATTCAAAACATGTCAAATAGCTCCAGCTCCAGGCTGTTAAAGATTGTGTTGTGCGTGAACTCACTCTAGGTCCGGAGGGTCCAGAGGCACCAGCGGGTCCCTGCTCTCCGGAAGGTCCCTGTGGgttcacagacaaaaacaggagtTAGAAATGAAGTGTACATATTGACTGTGTTGCCTGTATACGTGTAGATGTGAGAGAGGTGACATACAGCAGGTCCAGGAGGTCCCTGCATGCCAGTGAATCCTCTGTGTCCCTTCATGCCTCTCTCTCCAGCCTCGCCAGTCTCTCCCTTGTCTCCGCGAAGTCCAAGAGCTCCCTGTtaggaagaagaggaggtgaacGAGTGTTGTTTTGCCCTCCTCTGTACGCTGTTCCATGTATTGTAGCGGCGCATTAATGGTGCTATTGATGTACTTACAGCAGGGCCACGAGGTCCAGCAGGGCCAGCAGGGCCACCGGGGCCAGCAGGTCCCTAAAACATCCAAAAATCAGTTTGGTATTGAGGCAGGTTGCAGTGAAACACAATCTATGCTCTCACGGTAGATGTAGCATCGATGGGTAAATCAATAAACGTTGAAGTTagatttatttaattcattttgtcaCTCACAGTCTCTCCACGGTCACCGTTCTTTCCAGCGGGTCCAACGGGTCCGGGGGCACCAGAGGGTCCGGGAGCACCAGGGGCTCCAGCAGCGCCGCTCTCTCCACGGTCTCCCTATAGCGCAAACATTggaatcattttatttaaccAGCTCTGTTGCCGTAGTTGTTCCAGTTCTATGTTGAGGGATTTTAAAGGGCTGGCATGGTGAAAAAGGCTCAGACAAAACCTTATATCTGACCTCAAGGCTAAGtgatttttctccatttcacttcacttcccCTTCAGATATATAAGACTTGGCGTCCTATATAACTGGCCACTGACTTGGCTATGCAAAACACAACAATTCTTGCAGGCGGTATAACTCTACTCTCTTGCGGCCATATTGGTATTTCTCTGTTTCTAATTTTTACAGACATGGTTCTGATTTAGGGTGACACTTTTCCAGCTCATTTACTACAGTGGACAGTTTATCATTACTTTAGAAAAAGCCACTATCTAGCATATTTGCTAAATGACCTTACAGCTCGATTCTGTAGTAGTGGATGGATCTAAGGTTCTTATGTTTGTTACTGTGTTAGTGTGAACTCCATTTGGGAAACCAAATCTAGCTTAGCTGTTAACTGTACACCTTGAGCTTGTACGGGTGAGCTAGCTATGATGTCAGTTGAACTCACCTTGGGTCCAGCAGCTCCATCGCGACCAGCTGCTCCCTCGTTACCAGGGGCTCcctaaaacacaagcacagcagGTTAACTGACTAGGAAACACCTACAGGGTTGACGTATACACACACTAGTATACAAAAGTCCAACAGATAGTCTTAATTTGCAGGTAAAATCATTTGTTCATACCTCACGTCCAGCCTCACCAGGGGCTCCAGCCAGTCCAGGGGGTCCCATTGGTCCGGGAGGTCCGCGCTCACCACCAGGACCAGAAGGTCCCTGCTTTCCGACCTCTCCCTGTGGGTGGCACAGCCACAGTCAGTTCAGTCCTAATAACCTCAGATTGAAGCTTTTCTGGACTTGCTCAGTTGTTGCATGTTTTAAGGCACCAAGACAGGAAGTTACTAATcacatttactttatatttctttagAATTATATCTATCATTGAACATTTCCATGGACTAAACCAGAGTTGAACAGTATTTCCCAATCATTCtcagtggttttgtttttcattgtcacATCCTCTTAGAGATGAGTTTGATCTTGTAATATTTCTGGATTTGGAGTTTGGTTCTAAACATATTAGCTGGTGTAACATATTTCAGTATTCTGGTTCAATCAGATACACTCTGCTGTTTTGTAGAGTTACAGAAGGGACTTACAGAAGGTCCAGGCAGGCCAGGGaaacctctctctcctctctgtccaggcAGACCAACAATACCACGCTGTCCAGCAATACCCTGAGGTCCAGGCAGACCAGCACTACCCTACAGGGGTCACACATAGAGACAATAAGAAAGTGGTTGGACATCAAGGTGTAGAGGAGCAgaaactgacaggaaacaaCCCCTAATCAAAGTCTGTCAGTGAAATTGTGGAGACTTCAGTGCTACTTTAAGAGTATAATTTAGTTAATAtcaaatcatttattcatttattgtcatttcCTGGCAAATAATCATTTGGTTCTATGATAGACTGAGATGGAAGGGGCTCTTTCCATCAGTAATACAGTTTGTTCTGATGGTTTCTGACGGTAAAAGATAACTTACAGCTCCACCCTCGGCACCAGGATTACCCTTCTCTCCAGGAGCTCCTGGGGGTCCAGCAGCGCCCATCTCACCGGTACGGCCAGCAGGTCCAGTCTCACCACGGTTTCCTTTGGCTCCCTCTTTGCCAGCTGGTCCAGCAGGTCCGGGAGGTCCAGAGTTGCCCTAAGAGGGGAATACAACACTGTTGAAAACCATCTCACACGGACACTCAGCTCtgccacagcaacaacaagTGCTGATAACATTGAATAAAGACTTACAGAGGGGCCAGGGGGTCCAACTCTGCCAGCAGCACCGGGGAACCCAGTAGCACCCTAGGGACAAAGACAGAGGTCCATTAGCTGACTAAGGCTGGAAAATGGGCTGCAACATGTCAGTGGAAGcaataaaaaacagatgaaatataAACTATGGGCTATTCGCAATTCAAGTAAAACATCTGAGTGAAAACATGTTCTATTGTGGATTGTCTGTCAACTACACTTCAGGAAGGTTGTGATAAATGCACATGtaacaaagagaaacacagagtAGAAGAAGCGTGTTCACTTACGGGAGGTCCACTGGGTCCGCGGGCTCCCTTAGCGCCAGTGTTTCCAACGGGACCCTGGCAGAGCAAATGATCAGTCATatgggagagcagcagcaggcaatGCAGGCTGGCTTCTAATGTTCACTCTAAATTATGGGATTTTGTGCACTGTAATGGAGTGTGAATGTAGGAGTTTAAAAACCTGAGGTCCAGGGGCACCAGTGGGTCCAACAGCGCCAGGGGGACCAGCATCTCCCTTAGCACCATTATCTCCAGCCTCTCCCTTAGCACCAGGCTGTCCATCAGCACCCTGTGGTGGAATGGCAGTgcatggagagagaaacaaatgaTTTCTCAGTAAATTCTGTGTCGATGCTTTAAGCAGAGGAAGCCACAACATTCATGAAAAAATCACTTACAGGAGGTCCAGCGAATCCAGCAGGTCCAGGTGGTCCAGACTCCCCACGCTCACCCtgtggaagaggaaggagaggaagagtcaGCCAAAGATTTCAAGATTATGGTGGTTGATGAGCTGGAGAACCTCGAGCTGAAGCTTCATCTTCTGTTTCTGACAGACCAACACGCAAGTACTTACAGGGGCTCCGCGGGCTCCAGAAGGTCCAACAAGTCCAGAGGGACCAGGCTCTCCCTTGTCTCCAGTGGCTCCAGCAGGTCCGGGAAGTCCAATTGGTCCAGTCAAACCACGGGGACCATCCTTACCACCAGCTCCATCAGCACCCTTGGCTCCTTGGTCACCCTGGATTATTGGATGAGGAAAAGTAATCATTTGTGAGATATTGTAATACTTAGAGCATTCTGTGGCTATGCCAGTGGGGGGATGGTGATGATACTCCTCATGCTGGAAATACTGGGAACCTACTGTGGATGGTCAGATTCGTCATAGTGGAGGTGGTTAATGCTTTAGTTGCCTTTGCACATTAGATCTGATGTGTCGTGTATAGACTATATACTAGTATACATCAGTCGTGACTTGTCACACTCTACACTGGGAATATTCTCACTCACTCTGTCTCCCCTGAGTCCTGGAAGACCAGCGGAACCGCGCTCACCAGGCATTCCCTGCAGTCCAGGAGGACCCTGGGCTCCGGGAGCACCGGGGGCTCCAGCATCTCCCTGAGGAGGAAGGCGAAGGACAAAAATAGGGGAAAGAAGAAGTTTCAGTCAAAGAATAGAAAAACTGCCATGTGGTTATACATCAAATCAAGGAGAAATTCACAGGCACATCAAGCTTTTCCTCCGAGGGTTTACCTTAGCACCGTCATTTCCACCAGGTCCGGGGGATCCACGGGCACCAGCAGGTCCAGCAGCGCCTGGTGCACCACGCTCACCGGGGAATCCTCTGTCACCCTGAGGGGAAGCGGTGGTAAAGAGTGGTCAAAGAAATCATGGATCGGGATCTCAGGATCTATGAGATCATGAGGATGCATCTGAATGTCGATCCCTTATCTATACGGTTGATGATATTCCCCAAAGGGAGGTTCTAATGTGAAACAGAAAGCCTTCATTCGAAAACACTAAACAACCTGTCTGTTTTAGAGAttcttttcaaactgaaatTTCTCACCAACATGGTAAGCATGGGtctcagtttttaaaaagggacttgtttttgtttctagATGATGTCAGATTAGTATTAGCCACACCATCTGTATGACTAACCAACATCCCCTTAGCATTAGTCTGTTATTACCCTGATggcattaacattaacatgtctgCTATAAGAATCTGCTGGCAGTTAGCTCATGTAAAGTTCCAGTTCTGGACTAAAAACAGGACAAAAGTAATTTCATTGTGTCACAGTAACCTACATTTGGAACCAAAAATGGATTTTAAGCAGACTGCTGAGAAATTGTGATATGTGATACTTACTCTAGCTCCAGCAACTCCTGGGGCTCCAGCCTCACCGGGCAGACCCTAGATAGACAAAGATGCAATTAATGCTTTCATGTACTAGaaagtttcagtttcaggtgGTTCCGATATCTCAGTCAATATTATCTCGGTCAGTACCTGCTCTCCAGGCTTGCCAGTCTCACCAATGGCACCCTGGGGTCCAGGAAGACCCTGGAATCCAGGAGATCCACCAGgtccctgctctcctctctcaccaGCAGGACCCTGAGGATGAGCAAAAGAAGGACTGTTAGagataacataaaaaaaagtctgagtATGACTTATTGCAATTAGCTGCATGTACAACATAAGTATGCTTATGAGATGTACTGCAGCTGAgccttgtgtctgtgtgggcaTGTACTTACAGCAGGACCAGAGGGACCTTGAGCACCAACATCACCATCCTTTCCAGGGGCACCCTGGGTAAAAAGATGGCAGGCTTTTAGACACATAGGTACTAGCTTGTAGGCATTacaggaaaacagcagagtAGAGTAGCTTCAACGTGCAGTATAGTGTAGGCAACTTACAGCAGGGCCAGTGGGTCCCATTACTCCTCTCTCACCAGGCTTTCCACCCTCACCCTACAGACAGGAGTAGAAAAGCACTATTACCAAAGATGTGGAGACCATGTTTTAGTCGCCTACTTCTCAGTATGATACTGATCAAAAGGTACTGTGTAGCATTTTAGACACATCACTTACAGCAGCTCCCTTGGGTCCGGGGAATCCCATTACTCCAGGCTGGCCTCTAGCTCCAACGGGGCCAGGGGGTCCGGGACGGCCATCTTGTCCAGCGGCTCCCTGGTATGGAGGATTAATTAAgcatttactgaagtaaagacaaaaaattGCTCTTTCAGTGAGATCAAGATCAAATGTATTATACTGAGCATGAACTTACAGTAGCTCCCAGCTTGCCATCAGGTCCAGGGCTGCCAGGGCTACCAGTCATACCCTACAggtagaggtcagaggtcagaagAGGGCCCATGCAGTGAATTAATTATGCCACTGACAATAATGTGGTTTATTGGAGGATCTCACCTTAGCTCCAGGCAAACCAGGCTCACCAGTGCGGCCAGGCTCACCAGTGGAACCTTTAGGTCCAACAACACCGGGAGCACCACGCTCACCAGGGGCGCCCTATGTTGggggggagatggagagaaaagaggtaGAAAGGCAATGATGAGTTCAGTCAAAACTGATCTGAAGTATCTCAGTGCTTGTACTGTAAGTGATAAGGaaagatgtatgtgtgtgtgtgtgtgtgtgtgtgtgtgtgttttactcacTTTGAGTCCAGCAGGGCCATCAGAACCAGGGAAACCACGACCACCAGGGGCACCCTATAGAGAGAATCTCACTTAGTTATATGAGCAAAAGCTGTTACACTGTTACATCAAGATAGAGACGGCCTATTACCATGATCCCAACATGTCCTGTCCTTAACATGAATCTTttgaaattaaacttttttttttatttctacaaaatattcaaaataccATGAGTTTGCCACTTACAGTTCTACTTTTTCTAGCTTGCAGGGGCATTACAGAGTTATTTAAATGGTCCTGGTGAGCTAGAAGGACATctgcatcattattttttatgtgCACTTGTGGATAGTTTGACCTTTTCCCCTCATCAGTGGTTGGATTCCCAGCAgggattatttatttttttatatttatattattatattattatatatatttatatatattttttatatttacactaTAGTTACACTGACCagcaaaaattattttttcaaaatatgatTAAGTCTGTATTCTTACAAAAGTAAGAATGATTTCAAAGCTGccttaaaatgtaaatttcagCAGGTATTCAAATGAGTTCTATATTAAGACTTCCAGCTATTTCTCTTTGAGGTAAGAATACACcatcagagagcagctctctCACTCCCCCTCCCAATTACACTCTACCTTAAAGAATATTAATCTATATGGTATAATATTGTGAAAATTAGGGGGGGGTGCATACTCGCTCTCCAGGAGCTCCACGGACTCCTGCAGCACCAGgctctcctctggctcctctCTTGCCCTCCTCACCAGATGATCCTGGGGGTCCTTGAACTCCTGGAGCACcctggacaacacacacacagctagcaTAAGAGACCAAATGTGTattcatacatgtgtgtgtatacagagCTGTGCGCCATGCCGACCGTAATGAAGTTCAACTTACAGCCTCTCCCTTGGCACCAGCTTCTCCCTTGGCTCCTGGGGCACCAACCTCACCCTGAGGGAAgcaagcaaataaacaaacataataaTTCAACAACAACTAAACTCAGTCATCTAAGACAAACACATATGATATACAACAACTGAGACAGATTTCAGAAAATACTATTTCTGGCTTTAGTTAATTGTAAGAGAGGTTTGCTCACAGTGTTGCCTTTGGGTCCAGTGGCACCGCTAGCACCCTGAGGTCCAGATGGTCCACGTGGTCCAGGGAAACCTGGAGCTCCAGCAACTCCAGCAGCACCCTGCAGGGGGCAGCATACAGCAACAACTTAGTCACATCATGCTGTACTGCCAGTAATGGCTCTCCTTGGCTGTGGTTACTGTGAAGCCCCGGCGGCTTTGCCAGTGCTTTTCTCAAGCTTTTGAACCAGAAAGAGATTCAACCTCTCAACCCTGACATGcctataaaataaatatattgacaAAGATACTCACAGGGGTTCCCTTAGGTCCGGCAGCTCCATCAGTTCCGGGGTTTCCCTTagaggagaaagaagggaaGAGAGTTTCAGtaacattaaaaactgaatgATGTAGATGCCATTACATCATCACGAAGGAGCAGCCAACgaagatgttttgttttctctgataCTTGGCTTGTCTGAACCTGAGGATTACTCTTTGTACTTACAGAAGGTCCAGCGGCGCCAGCAGGTCCGGGGTTACCAGGCTCACCACGGGCTCCAGCGGGGCCCTCAGCTCCACGGGCACCCTGAGGTCCGGCATCACCCTGGGTAGAGCGGAAACAAAGAACGGGATCTGGTCAGGCGTCCAAACCAAGACATGAACAGAGACTCGAAAAGGGATGCAAAGTACTGGTATGACAAAATTATAATAAGGCAAAAATTGTGGAAAGGAAATGTGAAAACTGGAATGTTTTTTGGAAGTAGACTCTGTTCAAgttaaaaaactattaaaaagcCAACTTGGTGGTTGGCATTTGTCACCTTTAAAAAAAGCCACTCCATAAAGCTCCTGGAAGCTATCTCTGTACAAAGCAGCCAACAATTGACTAAAACTAAAGCTGTGTCACAATACCACGCTAGATAGTAATATCACACAGTATTGCTATATAATCTGTGCAGTGTCTCGAGATGCGAGAAACTTTGTCAGCTTTGTCAGCACTGCTGTAGGGAAATAGTGTCCATCAACAGCACACTCAAAAAAATGAGCTAATGTATGCAGGCTATTCTGCCACTTGTCCTGTGCAGCATGGATGACCTTATATGACCCCCACGTGACCCCTGCTGAGTCACAGATCAACTTAAAAGTCAACGGCCTT
This genomic window from Pempheris klunzingeri isolate RE-2024b chromosome 17, fPemKlu1.hap1, whole genome shotgun sequence contains:
- the col1a1a gene encoding collagen, type I, alpha 1a, whose product is MFSFVDLRLALLLSAAVLLVRAQGEDDRTSGSCTLDGQVFADRDVWKPEPCQICVCDSGTVMCDEVICEDTTDCPNPVIPHDECCPICPDDGFKEPQVEGPKGERGPKGDRGLAGPPGNDGIPGQPGMPGPPGPPGPPGLGGNFSPQMSGGYDDKSPAMPVPGPMGPMGPRGPPGPAGASGPQGFTGPPGEPGEAGSSGPMGPRGPAGPPGKNGEDGESGKPGRPGERGPSGPQGARGFPGTPGLPGIKGHRGFSGLDGAKGEAGPAGPKGESGAPGENGTPGAMGPRGLPGERGRTGASGAAGARGNDGAAGAAGPPGPTGPAGPPGFPGGPGAKGDAGPQGARGAEGPAGARGEPGNPGPAGAAGPSGNPGTDGAAGPKGTPGAAGVAGAPGFPGPRGPSGPQGASGATGPKGNTGEVGAPGAKGEAGAKGEAGAPGVQGPPGSSGEEGKRGARGEPGAAGVRGAPGERGAPGGRGFPGSDGPAGLKGAPGERGAPGVVGPKGSTGEPGRTGEPGLPGAKGMTGSPGSPGPDGKLGATGAAGQDGRPGPPGPVGARGQPGVMGFPGPKGAAGEGGKPGERGVMGPTGPAGAPGKDGDVGAQGPSGPAGPAGERGEQGPGGSPGFQGLPGPQGAIGETGKPGEQGLPGEAGAPGVAGARGDRGFPGERGAPGAAGPAGARGSPGPGGNDGAKGDAGAPGAPGAQGPPGLQGMPGERGSAGLPGLRGDRGDQGAKGADGAGGKDGPRGLTGPIGLPGPAGATGDKGEPGPSGLVGPSGARGAPGERGESGPPGPAGFAGPPGADGQPGAKGEAGDNGAKGDAGPPGAVGPTGAPGPQGPVGNTGAKGARGPSGPPGATGFPGAAGRVGPPGPSGNSGPPGPAGPAGKEGAKGNRGETGPAGRTGEMGAAGPPGAPGEKGNPGAEGGAGSAGLPGPQGIAGQRGIVGLPGQRGERGFPGLPGPSGEVGKQGPSGPGGERGPPGPMGPPGLAGAPGEAGREGAPGNEGAAGRDGAAGPKGDRGESGAAGAPGAPGPSGAPGPVGPAGKNGDRGETGPAGPGGPAGPAGPRGPAGALGLRGDKGETGEAGERGMKGHRGFTGMQGPPGPAGPSGEQGPAGASGPSGPRGPAGSAGAAGKDGMSGLPGPTGPPGPRGRSGEMGPAGPPGPPGPPGAPGAPGGGFDLGFISQPQEKAPDPFRMFRADDANVLRDRDLEVDSTLKSLSQQIEQIRSPDGTQKNPARTCRDLKMCHPDWKSGEYWIDPDQGCTQDAIKVYCNMETGETCVTPTQRVVAQKNWYVSKNIKEKKHVWFGEAMTDGFQFEYGSEGSLPEDVNIQLTFLRLMSTEASQNITYHCKNSVAYMDASAGNLKKALLLQGSNEIEIRAEGNSRFTYSVLEDGCTSHTGTWGKTVIDYKTSKTSRLPIIDIAPMDVGAPDQEFGLEVGPVCFL